One window of Dyadobacter sandarakinus genomic DNA carries:
- a CDS encoding DUF3822 family protein — protein MINNENQVIEIMPTLLVGDSSFDAGSIPFCTLCIELDDRHIRFCIVRDEKMELIWVEDYSFDRILEASDVFEKLKKIFSAHTRWSGQSWKNVRISFNSAAFSLIPDLIFDPASVTDYLSFALGTAIPAGEKVLYHEVPLVHAQNVFSVPQAWHEWMINHFGTSNITFYHLTGPLIIGALVSHAEYEELRIVSVYFEKDNFFLVVSESKQLLFCNRFRFSTVQELAYIILFTLNQLELLPEEIKVIGYGDVTAGSETFAELSRFFPNLQIGKGPTTLKYSGQCADVPGHKYFGLFNTYLLSS, from the coding sequence GTGATAAATAACGAAAACCAGGTCATTGAAATCATGCCCACGCTCCTGGTAGGCGACAGTTCTTTTGACGCAGGTAGCATTCCTTTTTGTACGCTGTGCATTGAGCTCGACGACCGGCATATCCGCTTCTGTATTGTGCGGGATGAAAAAATGGAGCTGATATGGGTTGAAGATTACAGTTTTGACAGGATACTGGAAGCGTCGGATGTATTTGAAAAACTGAAAAAGATCTTTTCCGCACACACGCGCTGGTCGGGGCAAAGCTGGAAAAATGTACGTATTTCGTTTAACTCAGCGGCATTCAGCCTCATTCCCGATCTGATTTTTGATCCGGCCTCTGTGACCGATTACCTTTCTTTTGCGCTGGGTACCGCAATTCCGGCCGGCGAAAAAGTTCTGTACCATGAAGTACCGCTGGTACATGCACAAAATGTTTTCAGCGTGCCTCAGGCCTGGCACGAATGGATGATCAACCACTTTGGTACGTCCAATATCACATTTTATCACCTGACCGGCCCGCTGATCATCGGTGCGCTGGTAAGTCATGCCGAATACGAAGAGCTGCGGATCGTGTCTGTATATTTTGAAAAAGACAACTTTTTTCTGGTTGTCAGTGAAAGCAAGCAGCTGCTTTTCTGCAACCGGTTCCGTTTTTCAACCGTGCAGGAGCTGGCCTATATCATTCTTTTTACCCTGAACCAGCTCGAACTGCTGCCGGAGGAAATCAAGGTGATCGGTTATGGAGATGTAACCGCGGGCTCGGAAACCTTTGCAGAGCTTTCGCGATTTTTTCCCAATTTGCAGATCGGCAAGGGGCCTACCACACTGAAATACAGCGGGCAGTGTGCGGATGTGCCCGGGCACAAGTATTTTGGTCTTTTTAATACCTACCTGCTCTCATCCTAG
- a CDS encoding alpha/beta fold hydrolase, with translation MVSFKFLRSTLCYLFLAASLTSCFSKYTITAKQVRKHYALKKVKPEEYIIKNDTLTLCVASVGADTLPMLLLIHGAPGSLWGYMNLMDDQDLQKNFHIVSVDRVGYGKSRLKKLRHVTSIEMQANSLLPVLAMNKSKQKITVLGRSYGAPIAAKFASLVPDQVKELVMVSPVIDPEREKFYWFSKWGRNAFIQLFLPGEFNTATAEKYSHSNELKKILPIWQDLTMPTTVIQGGNDWIADPKNIDFAKKHIKSKRAQYIYLYNAGHMITYTHLSMIKELLLRGQLVRDGITSVSVPPAAEVSSGN, from the coding sequence ATGGTCAGTTTTAAATTTCTCCGGAGCACATTATGCTATCTTTTCCTGGCGGCCTCACTTACTTCGTGTTTTTCCAAGTACACCATTACAGCGAAGCAGGTCAGGAAACATTATGCGCTTAAAAAGGTAAAGCCTGAAGAATATATCATCAAAAATGACACACTAACCCTTTGTGTGGCGAGTGTGGGTGCCGATACCCTTCCGATGCTGCTGCTGATCCATGGCGCACCCGGCTCATTATGGGGTTACATGAACCTGATGGATGATCAGGACCTGCAAAAAAATTTCCACATTGTGTCTGTGGACAGAGTGGGCTATGGAAAGTCACGTCTCAAAAAACTCCGGCATGTAACTTCCATTGAGATGCAGGCCAACTCCCTGCTCCCTGTACTGGCCATGAATAAGAGCAAGCAGAAGATTACCGTGCTGGGCAGGTCGTACGGTGCCCCGATCGCTGCCAAATTTGCCTCCCTCGTACCCGATCAGGTTAAGGAGCTGGTGATGGTATCTCCGGTGATCGATCCGGAAAGAGAAAAGTTTTACTGGTTTTCCAAATGGGGTCGCAATGCATTTATCCAGCTTTTCCTTCCGGGCGAATTCAATACAGCTACTGCGGAGAAATACAGCCATTCTAACGAATTGAAAAAGATCCTTCCCATCTGGCAGGATCTCACAATGCCTACGACAGTTATCCAGGGTGGAAACGACTGGATCGCCGATCCGAAAAATATTGACTTTGCCAAAAAGCACATCAAGAGCAAGCGCGCCCAATACATTTATCTGTATAATGCCGGGCATATGATCACCTACACGCATCTTTCCATGATCAAGGAGCTGTTGCTGAGAGGCCAGCTGGTACGTGATGGCATTACTTCCGTCTCGGTTCCTCCGGCTGCCGAAGTTTCCTCGGGGAACTGA
- a CDS encoding NUDIX hydrolase, with amino-acid sequence MTIFFDDRPFKIVRASRLSQAESAAFDRIVDLRLEKLQKGMLSGHVLFLNATFSAARQVIHMLEQEPPKELLSITLATREKADMEEKIKGLYKVVKAAGGVVVKDGKWLFMYRRKKWDLPKGKLDKGESSRTAAAREIEEETGVNVALREKICTTWHTYALNNNRILKRTKWYLFDCVNDANMQPQAEEQIEKLEWCNTEEIKAVLVNSYSSIRYVVDSLRKMQKVK; translated from the coding sequence ATGACCATCTTCTTCGACGACCGCCCATTTAAAATTGTACGGGCTAGCAGGCTCAGCCAGGCCGAAAGTGCGGCGTTCGACCGTATCGTTGATCTGAGACTTGAAAAGCTGCAAAAAGGCATGCTTTCCGGACATGTTCTTTTCCTGAATGCTACATTTTCTGCGGCACGCCAGGTCATTCACATGCTGGAACAGGAACCCCCTAAGGAGCTGCTCTCCATTACTTTGGCAACGCGCGAAAAGGCGGATATGGAAGAAAAAATCAAGGGCTTGTATAAAGTTGTGAAGGCTGCCGGCGGCGTAGTTGTGAAGGACGGCAAGTGGCTGTTTATGTACCGCCGCAAAAAGTGGGACCTGCCGAAAGGCAAGCTCGACAAAGGAGAAAGCTCGCGCACTGCCGCCGCCCGTGAAATAGAAGAAGAAACAGGCGTGAACGTGGCATTAAGGGAGAAAATCTGTACCACCTGGCATACCTATGCTCTCAACAATAACCGCATCCTGAAACGCACCAAGTGGTACTTATTTGACTGCGTGAATGATGCTAATATGCAGCCGCAGGCCGAAGAACAGATCGAAAAGCTGGAATGGTGCAACACCGAGGAGATCAAGGCCGTGCTGGTGAACTCGTACAGCTCCATCCGGTACGTAGTGGACAGTCTCCGTAAAATGCAGAAAGTAAAATAA
- the pyrE gene encoding orotate phosphoribosyltransferase, producing the protein MLEERNVEKRVAELLLEARAIKLSPEKPFQWSSGWLSPIYCDNRVALSYPDTRTYIKKQLAELVRNVYPEARAVAGVATGGIAQGALVADMLELPFAYVRPEPKKHGMGNQIEGRLEPGQPVVIIEDLISTGGSSLKVVDVLREAGIGIAGMVAIFTYGFEIAEQNFKNKNVKLTTVSNYNALIDTALEHQYIDGSQLESLAAWRLAPESWGR; encoded by the coding sequence ATGCTCGAAGAACGGAATGTAGAAAAAAGGGTGGCAGAGCTGCTGCTGGAAGCCCGCGCGATCAAGCTGAGCCCTGAAAAACCTTTTCAATGGAGCTCCGGCTGGCTTTCACCTATTTATTGCGACAACAGGGTGGCACTGTCTTACCCCGACACGCGTACCTACATCAAAAAACAGCTTGCAGAACTTGTCAGGAACGTGTACCCGGAAGCCCGGGCAGTGGCCGGCGTAGCTACGGGTGGTATCGCGCAGGGTGCACTTGTGGCCGACATGCTTGAACTTCCGTTTGCCTACGTCAGGCCCGAACCTAAGAAACATGGTATGGGAAACCAGATCGAAGGAAGGCTAGAACCCGGCCAGCCCGTCGTGATCATTGAAGATCTGATTTCAACCGGCGGAAGCTCGCTTAAAGTTGTGGATGTACTGCGCGAAGCCGGAATCGGAATTGCAGGGATGGTGGCGATTTTTACTTATGGTTTTGAAATTGCCGAGCAGAATTTTAAAAATAAAAATGTAAAGTTGACTACGGTGAGCAACTACAATGCATTGATTGATACGGCATTGGAGCACCAGTATATTGATGGTTCGCAGCTGGAAAGTCTGGCCGCCTGGCGGCTTGCTCCGGAAAGCTGGGGTCGCTAG
- the ppk1 gene encoding polyphosphate kinase 1, translated as MIDVAFPYFDTNLSWLSNNYRLLLEANDETVPVRERLRFLGHYAYQTKEFFRVRIPNLLAMGEVSNDIRNKLNLFPDSLLEHVFETVDNQLREFNDILTGSLLPALHEQGVHLYYREALAPEHLGFIRKFYIEKLFRHLQPVFLDSRRSVKTPFFEAHKIYLIVRMQHWESPEEDWYALVNVPSDHFGRFIELPELDGRRHFAFIDDVVRENLSLLFAGYQILESYGIRAERNTELMIEDEHPAQLAQRILKQLEKRNFVLPAQYFFESGMPLYIRQYLAEKAGIPMNEFYERGHYVHMPDLAGFPALSRRMDYPYQKPIPMQDQDDSLSIFESLQKGDQLLHLPYHSYEPIARFFNEAAIDPHVREIHVSLYKISASSFLLNSLISASRNGKRVTTYVELNTKLDIQENLQWSRKMRDAGVKIMLSEPGLKVHAKVALVKRKVQKGWERYAFLGTGGFQRLTSREIVDHALLTSHRELTNELELLFGYLSTQDEPKKYRYLPFNFLSITQFNLQRRLLDLIDREIANCNAGLKSFVTIKINQLQDHILIDKLYQAGQAGVPVQVIVSESCGLISGLPSISDNIVVSRHVDRYVENTRIFHFANRGNDEIFLSSCDWTHRNLHRRIDICFPVLDENLKNQMRQVLRNYVNDNQKSVRLDLYQNNLRIQDDTRGKVRAQEANYRLVEKIERTGPVRKTE; from the coding sequence ATGATAGACGTCGCGTTTCCATACTTTGACACGAATCTTAGCTGGCTATCCAACAATTACCGCCTGTTGCTGGAAGCCAATGATGAAACGGTACCGGTGCGGGAACGCCTGCGTTTTCTGGGCCATTATGCCTACCAGACAAAGGAATTTTTCAGGGTAAGAATCCCCAACCTGCTGGCGATGGGCGAGGTCAGCAATGATATCCGCAACAAGCTTAACCTCTTTCCCGACTCCCTGTTGGAACATGTTTTTGAAACCGTGGACAACCAGCTGCGGGAGTTCAATGACATACTGACCGGCAGCCTGCTGCCTGCATTGCATGAACAGGGGGTGCATCTGTATTACCGGGAGGCATTAGCGCCCGAGCACCTGGGTTTTATCCGCAAGTTTTATATTGAAAAGCTTTTCCGGCATCTTCAGCCGGTTTTTCTCGATAGCCGCCGCAGTGTCAAAACCCCCTTTTTCGAAGCACATAAGATTTACCTGATTGTGCGGATGCAGCATTGGGAAAGTCCGGAAGAAGACTGGTATGCGCTGGTGAATGTGCCTTCGGATCACTTTGGAAGGTTTATTGAACTTCCCGAGCTCGATGGCCGCCGCCACTTTGCTTTCATCGACGATGTGGTTCGTGAAAACCTTTCGCTCCTGTTTGCCGGCTATCAGATCCTCGAAAGTTACGGTATCCGTGCGGAGCGTAATACGGAGCTCATGATCGAGGACGAACATCCGGCACAACTTGCCCAGCGGATTCTTAAACAACTGGAAAAACGGAATTTTGTGCTGCCGGCACAGTACTTCTTCGAGTCGGGAATGCCGCTTTATATCCGTCAGTACCTGGCCGAAAAAGCCGGCATTCCGATGAATGAATTTTATGAGCGCGGGCATTACGTTCACATGCCTGATCTCGCCGGTTTTCCTGCCTTGTCGCGCCGGATGGACTATCCGTATCAAAAGCCGATACCCATGCAGGATCAGGATGATTCGCTGTCTATCTTTGAGTCTTTGCAGAAAGGCGATCAGCTGCTGCACCTGCCTTATCACTCCTACGAACCCATAGCCCGGTTTTTTAATGAGGCTGCGATTGATCCGCATGTGCGCGAAATTCATGTTTCATTATACAAAATCAGCGCAAGCTCATTTTTGCTGAACTCGCTGATCAGTGCATCCCGCAATGGAAAGCGCGTGACTACTTACGTGGAGCTGAATACAAAGCTTGACATCCAGGAAAACCTGCAATGGTCGCGGAAAATGCGCGATGCAGGTGTGAAGATCATGCTCAGCGAGCCCGGTCTGAAGGTACATGCCAAGGTAGCCCTGGTCAAACGGAAGGTACAGAAAGGCTGGGAGCGGTATGCATTTCTGGGAACGGGCGGGTTTCAGCGTTTGACAAGCCGGGAAATCGTCGATCATGCATTATTGACCAGTCACCGCGAGCTGACCAATGAGCTGGAACTCCTGTTTGGGTACCTGTCCACCCAGGATGAGCCCAAAAAGTACAGGTACCTGCCTTTTAACTTTTTAAGCATTACACAATTTAATCTGCAGCGCAGGCTTTTGGACCTGATCGACCGGGAAATTGCCAATTGTAATGCCGGGCTAAAATCCTTTGTAACGATCAAGATCAACCAGTTGCAGGATCATATTCTGATCGACAAGCTTTACCAGGCGGGGCAGGCCGGGGTACCTGTACAGGTTATTGTGAGTGAAAGCTGCGGTCTGATTTCGGGTTTACCATCGATCAGCGACAATATCGTAGTGAGCCGGCATGTTGACCGCTACGTGGAGAATACGCGTATTTTTCATTTTGCCAATCGCGGGAATGATGAAATTTTTCTTTCATCCTGCGACTGGACCCATCGCAACCTGCATCGCCGCATTGATATCTGCTTCCCGGTACTCGATGAAAACTTGAAAAACCAGATGCGGCAGGTACTGCGCAATTATGTCAACGACAACCAGAAGTCGGTGCGGCTGGATCTGTACCAGAACAACCTTCGGATACAGGACGATACCCGCGGGAAGGTACGTGCTCAGGAGGCAAACTACCGCCTGGTAGAAAAGATCGAGAGAACCGGTCCGGTCAGGAAAACAGAGTAA
- a CDS encoding T9SS type A sorting domain-containing protein encodes MKSIYLFLLLLLISGPAALATHLRGGEILASHVSGQTFDITVRVYFDRANGGGAADSQQLVSVCFGDGDTATFSRKSYTDLPGLSGIAVGDYVGRHTFPSADMFQVSVSLNNRVNSLNLTNSQNKPMFLWTIVNTKFSNATPVLPYLNFEAGIRQVFSVDLTPRGTESDSVSVRVQRLSGASPGTCGVRMLEKGYVYPNEISAKGIFKIDPAQKKLVWQAPEVVGVYLYAIVVDEWRDGAKISESYREGAISVTDKGGPTVEIPPYESAEDGGVITSNPGLDGQGLSLSIEAYPNPTDSYVNAKVYSRNRAVISMQLIDLKGRILRKTNTKAAVVATDEVFDLSRLPSGIYLIKADNGTDTVTQKVMH; translated from the coding sequence ATGAAATCTATTTACCTATTCCTGCTTCTGCTGCTTATATCAGGCCCGGCCGCGCTCGCCACACACCTTAGAGGTGGCGAAATACTTGCGTCGCATGTGTCGGGTCAGACTTTCGATATTACCGTAAGGGTGTACTTTGACAGGGCAAACGGAGGAGGCGCTGCTGATTCACAACAGTTAGTTTCCGTTTGTTTCGGTGATGGTGACACAGCCACGTTTTCCCGTAAGTCATACACCGATCTTCCCGGGCTCAGCGGCATTGCGGTAGGCGACTATGTCGGGCGGCATACATTTCCATCCGCCGACATGTTTCAGGTTTCGGTTTCTTTGAACAACAGGGTAAACTCCCTTAACCTGACCAACTCGCAGAACAAGCCTATGTTTTTGTGGACGATCGTTAATACGAAGTTCAGCAATGCAACACCCGTATTGCCATATCTCAATTTCGAAGCGGGAATCCGGCAGGTATTTTCCGTAGATCTTACCCCGCGGGGTACCGAGTCAGACAGCGTTTCGGTACGTGTGCAGCGACTCAGCGGTGCTTCGCCGGGTACCTGTGGCGTGCGCATGCTTGAAAAAGGTTACGTGTACCCGAACGAAATCAGTGCAAAAGGCATATTCAAGATTGATCCTGCGCAGAAAAAGCTGGTCTGGCAGGCACCCGAAGTAGTAGGTGTCTACCTCTATGCAATTGTGGTGGATGAATGGCGCGATGGTGCAAAAATATCGGAAAGTTACCGGGAAGGTGCCATTTCTGTGACAGACAAAGGTGGGCCTACCGTGGAAATACCGCCTTACGAATCGGCTGAGGATGGCGGAGTCATCACGTCGAATCCGGGCCTGGATGGGCAAGGCCTTTCACTTTCGATTGAAGCCTACCCCAATCCGACCGATAGTTACGTAAATGCAAAAGTATACAGCCGGAACCGTGCCGTAATCAGCATGCAGCTTATTGATCTGAAAGGAAGAATTCTGCGGAAGACAAACACCAAGGCGGCAGTAGTAGCTACGGACGAAGTCTTTGATCTTTCCCGTCTTCCAAGCGGCATTTATCTTATCAAGGCCGATAATGGTACCGACACCGTTACCCAGAAGGTCATGCACTGA
- the epsC gene encoding serine O-acetyltransferase EpsC has protein sequence MTSDHPDSFLSRLSRQNDKYRYKLPSRQDAGKFIQNLINFLFPISQDCPACPNKDLTMKYADLRKDLDCMLQPLIPHLEKDKEEILNEVFASIPQIYDMLLLDARSITDNDPASVSIEEVISVYPGFMAIATYRFAHSFAHCGIPLLPRMLTEFAHGQTGIDIHPNAVIGHSFFIDHGTGVVIGETTHIGNNVKLYQGVTLGATHVSKSLASRKRHPTIEDNVVVYANATILGGDTVIGHDSVIGGNAWLVRSVPPFSQVYHQSKIEIRQQSAPSVT, from the coding sequence ATGACATCAGATCATCCAGATTCTTTTCTTTCCCGATTGTCGCGGCAAAACGATAAATACCGGTATAAACTGCCCTCACGTCAGGATGCAGGCAAATTCATCCAGAACCTGATCAACTTTCTTTTTCCGATCAGTCAGGATTGCCCTGCCTGCCCGAATAAAGACCTGACGATGAAATACGCCGATTTGCGGAAAGATCTGGACTGTATGCTGCAGCCGTTGATACCCCACCTTGAAAAAGACAAAGAAGAAATTCTGAACGAGGTGTTCGCTTCTATCCCGCAGATTTACGACATGCTGCTGCTTGATGCCCGTTCCATCACGGACAATGATCCTGCGTCGGTTAGCATTGAGGAAGTGATTTCAGTGTACCCCGGCTTTATGGCGATCGCAACGTACCGGTTTGCACATAGCTTTGCGCATTGCGGTATCCCGCTCCTGCCCCGCATGCTGACCGAGTTTGCCCATGGTCAGACGGGCATCGATATTCACCCGAACGCGGTTATCGGACATTCGTTTTTTATTGATCATGGCACGGGCGTGGTCATTGGTGAAACTACGCACATCGGCAACAATGTGAAGTTGTATCAGGGTGTGACGCTGGGCGCGACGCATGTGTCTAAATCACTCGCTTCCCGCAAGCGTCACCCGACCATTGAGGATAATGTGGTGGTATATGCAAATGCAACAATACTGGGCGGGGATACGGTCATCGGCCACGACTCTGTGATTGGCGGCAATGCATGGCTCGTCAGGAGCGTACCTCCATTTTCGCAGGTTTATCACCAGAGCAAAATAGAGATACGCCAGCAGTCGGCTCCATCCGTTACATAA
- a CDS encoding isoaspartyl peptidase/L-asparaginase family protein → MTMLPAFAQDFSDKITLVIHGGAGTITRANMTPEKEKAYREGMQLALHKGYDVLKKGGTSVQAVEAAIRVMEDSPLFNAGKGAVFTHEGKNELDASVMEGQSLKAGSIAGVTTIRNPISAAIAVMEKSPHVMMAGRGAEEFAREKGLEIVDPSYFYTESRYKALQRAREEEKTELDHNAKDEKALKKGPKSGMNAPENLIFDEGKKYGTVGCVALDRFGNLAAGTSTGGMTNKRYGRIGDAPVIGAGTYANNNTCAVSATGHGEYFIRSVVAYDISALMEYKGMTLDEAAREVVMKKLVERGGEGGVIALDRQGNISMPFNSEGMYRGYIKSDEKSEILIYKD, encoded by the coding sequence ATGACCATGCTGCCCGCATTTGCACAGGATTTTTCGGATAAAATCACGCTTGTCATTCATGGTGGTGCCGGTACAATCACGCGTGCCAACATGACGCCGGAGAAAGAAAAAGCCTACCGGGAAGGCATGCAGCTGGCTTTGCATAAAGGGTATGATGTACTGAAAAAAGGTGGCACGAGCGTGCAGGCTGTGGAAGCAGCGATCCGCGTGATGGAGGATTCGCCCCTCTTCAATGCGGGAAAAGGTGCCGTGTTTACGCACGAGGGCAAAAACGAGCTGGATGCTTCTGTTATGGAAGGCCAATCCCTGAAAGCAGGATCCATAGCGGGCGTGACCACGATCCGGAACCCGATCAGTGCTGCGATTGCGGTTATGGAAAAATCGCCGCATGTGATGATGGCCGGGAGGGGAGCGGAGGAGTTTGCCAGGGAAAAAGGGCTGGAAATCGTGGATCCCTCCTACTTTTATACCGAAAGCAGGTACAAGGCTCTGCAGCGAGCCCGGGAAGAGGAGAAAACAGAGCTGGACCACAATGCCAAAGACGAGAAAGCACTGAAAAAAGGCCCTAAGTCGGGCATGAATGCGCCTGAAAACCTGATTTTTGATGAAGGAAAAAAGTACGGAACGGTAGGCTGCGTGGCACTGGACCGCTTCGGGAACCTAGCGGCGGGGACTTCTACAGGCGGTATGACCAACAAACGTTATGGACGCATCGGGGATGCTCCGGTGATCGGGGCGGGTACTTATGCCAATAACAATACCTGCGCAGTGTCGGCCACGGGACATGGCGAGTACTTTATCCGCTCGGTGGTGGCTTACGATATTTCTGCTTTGATGGAATACAAAGGCATGACTTTGGATGAAGCTGCCAGAGAGGTGGTGATGAAAAAGCTGGTTGAGCGTGGCGGCGAAGGAGGTGTGATCGCGCTGGACAGGCAGGGCAACATCTCGATGCCATTCAACAGCGAGGGAATGTACCGCGGTTACATCAAAAGTGATGAAAAAAGCGAGATTCTGATTTATAAAGACTAA
- a CDS encoding TetR/AcrR family transcriptional regulator yields MGIVERRERLRIQVRSDIVKTAKEIAREDGWPAVSIRKIADVIEYSPPILYEYFESKDKLLEAIRVEGFDFLQAEFLKIKTHFSNPQKQLVEVAQTIWNFAVKNPEVFQVMFNLEGAYCDAKKVYSHAMNITGNPVWEMIASLRPKSGEAVTKTYYEWWCLTFGFISITMTTQPRHAFPQAEPVYMEGIRRFIRSIM; encoded by the coding sequence ATGGGAATAGTAGAGCGGAGAGAGCGCTTAAGAATACAGGTACGTTCCGATATCGTTAAAACTGCCAAAGAAATTGCCCGTGAAGATGGCTGGCCGGCTGTGTCTATCCGCAAGATCGCTGACGTGATCGAATATAGCCCGCCAATCCTTTATGAATACTTCGAAAGTAAAGATAAGTTGCTTGAAGCGATTCGCGTGGAAGGGTTTGATTTCCTGCAGGCTGAATTTTTAAAAATCAAGACACATTTCAGCAATCCCCAGAAGCAGCTGGTAGAGGTTGCGCAGACGATATGGAACTTTGCAGTGAAAAATCCTGAGGTTTTTCAGGTCATGTTTAATCTGGAAGGTGCTTACTGTGACGCCAAGAAGGTTTATTCCCATGCCATGAATATCACTGGCAATCCGGTATGGGAAATGATAGCGAGCCTGAGGCCGAAGTCAGGGGAGGCTGTAACCAAAACCTATTATGAATGGTGGTGCCTTACTTTTGGTTTTATCAGTATTACCATGACCACCCAGCCGCGGCATGCTTTTCCGCAGGCAGAGCCGGTTTATATGGAAGGAATCCGCCGCTTCATCCGGAGCATTATGTAA
- the coaD gene encoding pantetheine-phosphate adenylyltransferase, translating to MKRIALFPGSFDPFTKGHEDIVMRGLRLFDEVVIGIGNNASKKRYFSIEVMRELIERTFDKHPAVSVVTYDDLTAHTARELGATFLLRGLRNTTDFEYENGISQVNRYLYGEIETVFLITSPNFAPISSSIIRDLHRYGQPVDNFLPYSLSELNKLNKEN from the coding sequence ATGAAGCGCATAGCACTTTTTCCCGGGTCTTTTGATCCGTTTACCAAGGGCCACGAGGACATTGTGATGCGGGGATTGAGGCTTTTTGACGAAGTTGTGATCGGTATCGGTAACAACGCCAGCAAGAAGCGCTACTTTTCCATAGAGGTGATGCGGGAACTCATTGAGCGCACATTTGACAAACATCCCGCAGTGAGCGTGGTCACCTACGATGATCTTACCGCACATACCGCACGCGAGCTCGGCGCTACTTTTTTGCTGAGAGGACTCAGGAATACCACCGATTTCGAGTATGAAAACGGCATTTCACAGGTGAACCGCTACCTGTATGGAGAAATTGAAACTGTTTTCCTGATTACGTCGCCCAATTTTGCACCCATCAGTTCCAGCATTATCCGCGACCTGCACCGCTACGGGCAGCCCGTGGATAACTTTTTGCCTTATTCCTTATCGGAACTCAACAAGCTGAACAAGGAAAACTGA
- a CDS encoding hemolysin family protein: protein MELLIILLLVLLNGIFSMSEIALVSSRKSRLEAAAKNGDSSAKAALNLANSPTRFLSTVQIGITLVGLLTGMYSGDNITAHFEQMVSSVALFRPYAHSLAVGAVLVFITYLSLVLGELVPKRIGMANPEGISKVMATPMNLLSKLTAPFIALLGLSSDLIIRLMNIRPSENSVTEEEIKSLIQEGTSGGVFEEIEQEIVHNVFQLGDRRVTSLMTNRQEIVWLDLEDTMEENKAKMFETRHSVYPVCRGTVDDVVGLVYVKDLIATDIEAQLAALQSVLKDPVYLPESNRAYQALEKFKEQRVYFGIIVDEYGGILGVLTMHDIMDALVGDISEDREEAFEIVKRDDGSYLIDAQLPYDDFLNYFSINIPESERKELTGFNTLGGFVLHILENIPRTGEKFKWKQFDFEVMDMDRSRIDKLLVYNHNQKEDSEE, encoded by the coding sequence TTGGAACTCCTGATAATACTACTTCTTGTGCTTCTCAATGGTATTTTTTCAATGTCTGAGATAGCATTGGTTTCGTCCCGGAAATCACGTTTGGAAGCAGCTGCAAAAAATGGTGATTCAAGTGCGAAAGCTGCATTGAACCTTGCCAATTCACCCACCCGGTTCCTGTCTACTGTCCAGATCGGTATCACCCTCGTAGGGCTGCTGACGGGTATGTACAGCGGCGACAACATCACTGCGCATTTCGAACAGATGGTATCGTCGGTGGCCTTGTTCCGGCCCTATGCACATTCACTGGCAGTGGGCGCGGTGCTGGTGTTTATAACTTATCTTTCGCTTGTACTCGGTGAGCTCGTTCCCAAACGGATCGGTATGGCCAATCCTGAGGGTATCTCCAAGGTGATGGCTACGCCCATGAACCTGCTTTCCAAGCTTACTGCACCCTTTATTGCACTGCTGGGCTTGTCGAGCGACCTTATCATCAGGCTGATGAACATACGGCCAAGTGAAAATTCCGTGACCGAGGAAGAAATCAAGAGCTTGATACAGGAAGGTACTTCCGGTGGTGTTTTTGAAGAAATAGAGCAGGAAATCGTACACAATGTATTCCAGCTGGGCGACCGGCGGGTGACCTCGCTGATGACCAACCGGCAGGAAATCGTCTGGCTCGACCTGGAAGACACGATGGAAGAGAACAAGGCTAAAATGTTCGAAACGCGCCACTCGGTTTACCCGGTCTGCCGCGGTACGGTGGATGACGTAGTTGGCCTTGTTTATGTAAAAGACCTGATCGCAACCGATATTGAAGCTCAGCTGGCTGCCTTGCAGTCGGTGCTGAAAGATCCGGTATACCTTCCCGAAAGTAACCGGGCTTACCAGGCGCTTGAAAAGTTTAAGGAGCAGCGCGTTTACTTCGGTATTATTGTCGATGAATATGGCGGAATCCTAGGGGTACTTACCATGCACGACATCATGGACGCGCTCGTCGGCGACATTTCGGAGGATAGGGAAGAGGCATTCGAGATCGTGAAGCGGGATGATGGAAGCTACCTGATCGACGCCCAACTGCCGTATGACGACTTCCTGAATTATTTCAGTATTAACATTCCGGAGTCCGAGCGCAAGGAGCTGACAGGCTTTAATACCCTGGGCGGCTTTGTGCTGCATATTCTTGAAAACATCCCGAGAACAGGAGAAAAATTTAAATGGAAGCAGTTCGATTTTGAGGTGATGGACATGGACCGTAGCCGCATCGACAAGCTTTTGGTATACAATCACAATCAAAAAGAAGATTCGGAAGAATAA